One Vicugna pacos unplaced genomic scaffold, VicPac4 scaffold_19, whole genome shotgun sequence genomic region harbors:
- the LOC140693526 gene encoding trafficking protein particle complex subunit 9-like, which produces MDNLEAWNGTEMELLQRSEEKIQPCSILSELYELIGFHCKSTFFKRVAPVRHAAPGIPEPGGKACSRLLLQTLPGYSLSLDLQDFSKCVGTKTLLQPH; this is translated from the exons atggataatctggaagcttggaatggaaccgagatggaattactgcag cgttccgaggagaaaattcagccgtgcagcatcctctccgagctctacgagttgatcggcttccactgcaagtccaccttcttcaagcgggtggcccccgtgcggcacgcggcccccggcatcccggagcctggcgggaaggcctgctcccgactcctcctgcagacgcttcctggctacagtctgtcactggacttgcaggacttcagcaaatgtgttggaactaaaacattgcttcagccccattaa